A genomic stretch from Oncorhynchus tshawytscha isolate Ot180627B linkage group LG07, Otsh_v2.0, whole genome shotgun sequence includes:
- the LOC112235413 gene encoding mesencephalic astrocyte-derived neurotrophic factor: MLCLSSLSVALAALALAPSSSDALKDGECEVCVSFLGRFYQSLQDNHVKFTSADIEKDLVKTCKDAKGKENRFCYYIGGTNDAATKILNEISKPLSYHTPVDKICEKLKKKDSQICELKYDKQVDLSTVDLKKLKVKDLKKILEEWGESCKGCAEKSDFIRKINELMPKYAPNAAQARTDL, encoded by the exons ATGTTGTGTTTGAGTAGTTTGTCGGTCGCCCTCGCGGCGCTAGCGTTGGCACCGAGTAGTAGCGACGCTTTGAAAGATGGGGAGTGTGAAG tgtgtgtgagctTCCTGGGTCGGTTCTACCAGTCATTGCAAGACAATCATGTTAAATTCACCAGCGCAGACATCGAGAAGGACCTCGTCAAAACCTGCAAAGATGCCAAGGGCAAGGAAAACCGCTTT TGTTACTACATTGGTGGAAcaaatgatgcagccaccaaaATCCTCAACGAAATCTCCAAGCCCCTGAGTTACCACACACCAGTGGACAAGATCTGTGAGAAACTAAAGAAGAAGGACAGTCAGATCTGTGAACTGAaatatg ACAAACAGGTGGATCTGAGCACAGTGGACCTGAAGAAGCTGAAGGTGAAGGACTTAAAGAAGATcctggaggagtggggagagtcGTGTAAAGGCTGCGCGGAAAAGTCTGACTTCATCCGCAAGATCAATGAACTCATGCCCAAGTACGCCCCCAACGCAGCCCAAGCAAGGACTGATCTGTAA
- the LOC112235412 gene encoding putative RNA-binding protein 15B → MKRQAGRDSSPSRALAKRIRERERERDGPRREDLPPPPLALLLAESRRQHARSRSREREKTRLREERGAAGDPLHHRQQHHDLGLIGRPALRTTAALPKGKAVTELLGPRGGAGGNLEYKSLLISNLGSVLSDEHVEDGLFHEFKKFGDVSVKLSHTPELGRVAYVNFRHPEDAKEARHAKTRLVLYDRPLKVEPMYVRRRSCTPPDVSYIPIHGASYPPYRQRSLSPGAGVSSIRDIRALRHYPVEGLGLSRERERILDYYGMLDERGRPYGLPVPEHEDIKPEDDARACRNLFIGNLDHNVTEGELRRGFDKYGIIEEVVIKRPARGQGGAYAFLKFQNLDMAHRAKITMQGRVIGGNPVKIGYGKANPTTRLWVGGLGPTNSLATLAREFDRFGSIRNIDYVKGDNFAYIQYESLDASQAACAQMRGFPLGGPERRLRVDFAKAEEPLPRSYPAGYQPPVPLPAHLDLLPEGYGGRHRDCSLERELRARDRSPPSHALFTQRERERALLDRDRGDREFTSPTKSLERRGGEAFGGSRGGRGDRAARSRSRERWLKERDAARAGGERRRRCSPSQEKERGRSKVRGGGPASPEDSPDRARVRAPDSTTEPRGQSPDSSRHSNEDRGGGLKTGGDREKERNHRNVSDNNHTLSDTPNKEPKTLSTLSEYAATLTKAWHGHFALKNSCFPTNMHLLEGGSGFFHSVMKDHQAKGKLTQLKIAQRLRMDQTRLDEVTRRIKHGGSEGYAVLLALQGPIDREAPPPEPGLQIRLLRHLVTYLRNKEAAGVISLPVGGTKEGGKGGMLYAFPPCDFSQQFLQTPRRTLENLDEEHLVVVIVYDSA, encoded by the coding sequence ATGAAACGACAGGCCGGGAGGGACTCCAGTCCTAGTCGGGCTTTAGCGAAACGAATACGGGAAAGAGAGCGGGAACGAGACGGGCCACGGAGAGAGGACCTACCGCCCCCGCCTCTTGCCTTGCTGCTCGCTGAAAGCCGAAGGCAACATGCTCGGAGCAGGAGCAGGGAACGAGAAAAGACGCGGCTTCGGGAGGAGCGCGGGGCCGCTGGAGACCCACTTCACCACCGACAACAACACCACGACCTCGGTCTGATCGGCCGCCCCGCTCTCCGGACTACAGCCGCCCTGCCTAAAGGCAAAGCGGTGACCGAGCTACTGGGCCCCCGGGGGGGAGCGGGGGGGAATCTGGAATACAAATCGTTGCTCATTAGCAATCTAGGCTCGGTGCTTTCTGACGAACATGTTGAAGACGGACTGTTCCACGAGTTTAAAAAGTTCGGGGACGTTAGTGTGAAACTCTCTCACACTCCAGAGCTGGGCCGTGTTGCGTACGTGAATTTCCGTCACCCGGAAGACGCTAAAGAGGCCAGGCATGCCAAGACCAGGTTAGTGCTGTATGATCGCCCCCTTAAAGTAGAGCCCATGTACGTCCGTCGTCGCAGCTGCACGCCCCCGGATGTGAGCTACATTCCCATTCATGGCGCCTCATATCCCCCTTATAGACAGAGGTCCCTGTCCCCAGGGGCAGGAGTTAGCAGTATCAGAGACATCCGAGCACTGAGACACTACCCTGTAGAGGGGTTGGgactgagcagagagagggagaggatctTAGATTACTACGGTATGTTGGATGAGAGGGGGCGGCCATACGGCCTGCCAGTACCCGAGCACGAAGACATAAAGCCAGAGGATGATGCGAGGGCGTGCAGGAACCTATTCATTGGCAACCTGGATCACAACGTCACCGAGGGCGAGCTGAGGAGAGGCTTCGATAAGTACGGCATCATTGAGGAAGTTGTGATTAAACGACCGGCGCGCGGTCAGGGTGGAGCCTACGCTTTCCTCAAGTTCCAGAATTTAGACATGGCTCACCGGGCTAAGATAACCATGCAGGGCCGTGTGATCGGTGGGAACCCGGTGAAGATTGGCTACGGTAAAGCCAACCCCACCACGAGACTCTGGGTAGGTGGCCTCGGCCCTACCAACTCCCTAGCAACACTAGCCCGTGAGTTTGACCGCTTCGGCAGCATCCGAAACATAGACTATGTGAAAGGGGACAATTTTGCCTATATTCAGTATGAAAGCTTGGACGCCTCACAGGCCGCCTGTGCCCAGATGAGAGGTTTCCCCCTGGGAGGCCCAGAGCGGAGGCTGAGGGTGGACTTCGCCAAGGCGGAGGAGCCCCTGCCTCGTAGCTACCCAGCAGGGTACCAGCCCCCTGTGCCCCTGCCTGCCCACCTGGACTTGCTGCCTGAGGGTTATGGCGGGAGGCACCGCGACTGCAGCCTGGAGAGAGAGCTCCGTGCCAGGGACCGCTCGCCCCCCTCACACGCCTTGTTCAcccagcgggagagagagagggctctgctggacagggacaggggagacagagagttcaCCAGCCCAACCAAGAGCCTGGAGCGTAGGGGGGGTGAAGCATTTGGGGGATCCCGTGGAGGGCGGGGGGACCGGGCAGCCCGCAGCCGCAGCCGAGAGCGCTGGCTGAAGGAGAGGGACGCAGCGCGGGCTgggggggagagacggagacgCTGCAGTCCCTctcaggagaaggagagaggcaggtccaaggtgaggggaggaggaccaGCCTCTCCAGAGGACAGCCCAGACAGAGCCAGGGTCAGAGCCCCAGACTCCACCACCGAGCCCAGGGGACAGAGCCCCGACAGCAGCCGCCACTCCAACGAGGACCGGGGTGGGGGTCTGAAGACCGGCGGGGACAGGGAAAAGGAACGCAACCACAGAAATGTGAGCGACAACAACCACACATTGTCTGACACGCCTAATAAAGAGCCTAAGACACTCAGTACGCTGTCGGAGTATGCTGCCACCCTCACCAAAGCCTGGCACGGTCACTTCGCCCTGAAGAACTCCTGTTTCCCCACTAACATGCACCTGCTGGAGGGAGGCTCCGGGTTCTTCCACTCTGTCATGAAAGACCACCAGGCCAAGGGGAAACTGACCCAGCTGAAGATCGCCCAGCGACTGAGGATGGACCAGACCAGGCTGGACGAGGTCACCAGGAGGATCAAGCATGGTGGCTCCGAGGGCTACGCTGTTCTCCTGGCCCTCCAGGGCCCCATCGACCGCGAGGCCCCTCCACCTGAACCAGGCCTACAGATCAGACTCCTCCGTCACCTGGTCACCTACCTGAGGAACAAGGAGGCTGCAGGAGTGATCAGTCTACCTGTAGGTGGGACTAAGGAGGGGGGAAAGGGGGGCATGCTGTACGCCTTCCCCCCCTGTGACTTTTCCCAGCAGTTCCTCCAGACCCCTCGCAGGACTTTGGAGAATCTGGATGAAGAGCACCTGGTGGTTGTGATTGTTTATGACTCTGCCTAA